The DNA window GTAACAAAAAACAAAATAACGAGATATATTCTTTTTGTCATTTAATTCCAACGATAATTAGTACCTTCTAATGGATTCTCTGAAAAAGGATCTATTAAATTATATTCTGGCTGATTCATCACCTTGTTCCACCATTTAATATATAAGTCTGCAACTTCTTTAATTTCACTATCAGAAAGATAAGCATATTGCAAATGTTCATTCACATCTTTATGAACGATCTTGCACCCTAAAGATGCATACTTCCCAACTCTAATGGATTCGATAGTCCACATAATACATTCCCCTAGGCGATAATTAGCATAAGGCCCGTATGAAGAAATTACATTTGCAGGAAAGAATTCTATAGTAGACATATCTTTCACATACTTAATAAGTTCGGGAATATCTTTTTTTGCAAAAACCGGAACCTCAACGAATCCATAAGGACTTTTCGTATCATACGTTCCTGCCTTTATCTGCTTGACAAATGTTTTTGGATTTGGATTATCAAAGTCAACATCCTCTCCGCTGCATCCTGTAAAAAGTAAACAATAAGCTACGAGAAACAGAATGCCCATTACCAATGGCCATAGATTTCTTTTCATAATAAAGTTTTTTAAGGAGATTAATGTTGCTAGTACACTAATTTAACTCCGCAACGGAGATTAAAGTTAAGAGGTCTTTCCTTTCTTATTGTAGATGCAAGTGCATGATCGTCAAAATAGTATGCAAGACCAGGTTCTGCAAAGAGCGCCAGATGCTCGGATGTATTATATTGGAATCCAACAGAAGCAGTGAGCGAACATTGCATTCTGTCCATATTATAATCATCTTTATCTGTTTGACTTGTTCCTGAATAATATTCTGATTTTGGAGAAATACATTCTTCCAACATTCCACCGGCAGATGCATAAAGATCAAAATCTTTTTTGTTAATCAGCGTATAACTAACTCTAAGTGGTATTCCAAGGAAATGGAATTTCTGATCGGTAAGATTTCCTCCGGCCTCATCCTTTAATGTTGAGCGTAATAATGTATAATTCAGTCCGCTTTCTATTGAAATTTTATCAGAAAGTCTTTTCCCGATAGTCAGACTCAATGAAACGGGTTCTTTATAGCAAATATTTATTGGTTCTGAGTTGCTTCCAACCTTAGTAAATGATTTGCAAGGTTCTATAGAGGCCGATAAACCCAGGCTCCATTCTTTTTCTGTATGAACTT is part of the uncultured Bacteroides sp. genome and encodes:
- a CDS encoding outer membrane beta-barrel protein encodes the protein MKKDEDELTELFHSRLKKYEIPLQEDMWEDLEKELSKPSPRKLYSILFIAAAAIFLILFACSAAVWMFAPHKEASSLLSKASAPVIEKHDAIAKVDKVIISNPVTEKAVEQTPVPEEKVVIEKTVEAIPADTAIQKEEPKKQSQNVLMSAEVQAAEAMAQEDDDYIKVHTEKEWSLGLSASIEPCKSFTKVGSNSEPINICYKEPVSLSLTIGKRLSDKISIESGLNYTLLRSTLKDEAGGNLTDQKFHFLGIPLRVSYTLINKKDFDLYASAGGMLEECISPKSEYYSGTSQTDKDDYNMDRMQCSLTASVGFQYNTSEHLALFAEPGLAYYFDDHALASTIRKERPLNFNLRCGVKLVY
- a CDS encoding DUF4943 family protein, whose amino-acid sequence is MKRNLWPLVMGILFLVAYCLLFTGCSGEDVDFDNPNPKTFVKQIKAGTYDTKSPYGFVEVPVFAKKDIPELIKYVKDMSTIEFFPANVISSYGPYANYRLGECIMWTIESIRVGKYASLGCKIVHKDVNEHLQYAYLSDSEIKEVADLYIKWWNKVMNQPEYNLIDPFSENPLEGTNYRWN